In a genomic window of Nomascus leucogenys isolate Asia chromosome 4, Asia_NLE_v1, whole genome shotgun sequence:
- the LOC100603023 gene encoding aminoacylase-1 isoform X1, with product MTSKGPEEEHPSVTLFRQYLRIRTVQPKPDYGAAVAFFEERARQLGLGCQKVEVAPGYVVTVLTWPGTNPTLSSILLNSHTDVVPVFKEHWSHDPFEAFKDSEGYIYARGAQDMKCVSIQYLEAVRRLKVEGHRFPRTIHMTFVPDEEVGGHQGMELFVQRPEFHALRAGFALDEGIANPTDAFTVFYSERSPWWVRVTSTGRPGHASRFMEDTAAEKLHKVVSSILAFREKEWQRLQSNPHLKEGAVTSVNLTKLEGGVAYNVVPATMSASFDFRVAPDVDFKAFEEQLQSWCQAAGEGVTLEFAQKWMHPRVTPTDDSNPWWAAFSRVCKDMNLTLEPEIMPAATDNRYIRAVGVPALGFSPMNRTPVLLHDHDERLHEAVFLRGVDIYTRLLPALASVPALPSDS from the exons ATGACCAGCAAGGGTCCCGAGGAGGAGCACCCATCGGTGACACTCTTCCGCCAGTACCTGCGCATCCGCACCGTCCAGCCGAAGCCTGACTATG GAGCTGCTGTGGCTTTCTTTGAGGAGAGAGCCCGCCAGCTGGGCCTGGGCTGTCAGAAAGTGGAG GTGGCACCTGGCTATGTGGTGACCGTGTTGACCTGGCCAGGCACCAACCCTACACTCTCCTCTATCTTGCTCAACTCCCACACGGATGTGGTGCCTGTCTTCAAG GAACATTGGAGTCACGACCCCTTTGAGGCCTTCAAGGATTCTGAGGGCTACATCTATGCCAGGGGTGCCCAGGACATGAAGTGCGTCAGCATCCA GTACCTGGAAGCTGTGAGGAGGCTGAAGGTGGAGGGTCACCGGTTCCCCAGAACCATCCACATGACCTTTGTGCCTG atgaggaagttgggGGTCACCAAGGCATGGAGCTGTTCGTGCAGCGGCCTGAGTTCCACGCCCTGAGGGCAGGCTTTGCCCTGGATGAGG GCATAGCCAATCCCACTGATGCCTTCACTGTCTTTTATAGTGAGCGGAGTCCCTGGT GGGTGCGGGTcaccagcactgggaggccaggCCATGCCTCGCGCTTCATGGAGGACACAGCAGCAGAGAAGCTA CACAAGGTTGTGAGCTCCATCCTGGCATTCCGGGAGAAGGAATGGCAGAG GCTGCAGTCAAACCCCCACCTGAAAGAGGGGGCCGTGACCTCCGTGAACCTGACTAAGCTAGAGGGTGGCGTGGCCTATAACGTGGTACCTGCCACCATGAGCGCCAGCTTTGACTTCCGTGTGGCACCGGATGTGGACTTCAAG GCTTTTGAGGAGCAGCTGCAGAGCTGGTGCCAGGCAGCTGGCGAGGGGGTCACCTTAGAGTTTGCTCAG AAGTGGATGCACCCCCGAGTGACACCTACTGATGACTCAAACCCCTGGTGGGCAGCTTTTAGCCGGGTCTGCAAGGACAT GAACCTCACTCTGGAGCCTGAGATCATGCCTGCTGCCACTGACAACCGCTATATCCGCGCG GTGGGGGTCCCAGCTCTAGGCTTCTCACCCATGAACCGCACACCTGTGCTGCTGCATGACCACGATGAACGGCTGCATGAGGCTGTGTTCCTCCGTGGGGTGGACATATATACACGCCTGCTGCCTGCCCTTGCCAGTGTGCCTGCCCTGCCCAGTGACAGCTGA
- the LOC100603023 gene encoding aminoacylase-1 isoform X2 translates to MVAPGYVVTVLTWPGTNPTLSSILLNSHTDVVPVFKEHWSHDPFEAFKDSEGYIYARGAQDMKCVSIQYLEAVRRLKVEGHRFPRTIHMTFVPDEEVGGHQGMELFVQRPEFHALRAGFALDEGIANPTDAFTVFYSERSPWWVRVTSTGRPGHASRFMEDTAAEKLHKVVSSILAFREKEWQRLQSNPHLKEGAVTSVNLTKLEGGVAYNVVPATMSASFDFRVAPDVDFKAFEEQLQSWCQAAGEGVTLEFAQKWMHPRVTPTDDSNPWWAAFSRVCKDMNLTLEPEIMPAATDNRYIRAVGVPALGFSPMNRTPVLLHDHDERLHEAVFLRGVDIYTRLLPALASVPALPSDS, encoded by the exons ATG GTGGCACCTGGCTATGTGGTGACCGTGTTGACCTGGCCAGGCACCAACCCTACACTCTCCTCTATCTTGCTCAACTCCCACACGGATGTGGTGCCTGTCTTCAAG GAACATTGGAGTCACGACCCCTTTGAGGCCTTCAAGGATTCTGAGGGCTACATCTATGCCAGGGGTGCCCAGGACATGAAGTGCGTCAGCATCCA GTACCTGGAAGCTGTGAGGAGGCTGAAGGTGGAGGGTCACCGGTTCCCCAGAACCATCCACATGACCTTTGTGCCTG atgaggaagttgggGGTCACCAAGGCATGGAGCTGTTCGTGCAGCGGCCTGAGTTCCACGCCCTGAGGGCAGGCTTTGCCCTGGATGAGG GCATAGCCAATCCCACTGATGCCTTCACTGTCTTTTATAGTGAGCGGAGTCCCTGGT GGGTGCGGGTcaccagcactgggaggccaggCCATGCCTCGCGCTTCATGGAGGACACAGCAGCAGAGAAGCTA CACAAGGTTGTGAGCTCCATCCTGGCATTCCGGGAGAAGGAATGGCAGAG GCTGCAGTCAAACCCCCACCTGAAAGAGGGGGCCGTGACCTCCGTGAACCTGACTAAGCTAGAGGGTGGCGTGGCCTATAACGTGGTACCTGCCACCATGAGCGCCAGCTTTGACTTCCGTGTGGCACCGGATGTGGACTTCAAG GCTTTTGAGGAGCAGCTGCAGAGCTGGTGCCAGGCAGCTGGCGAGGGGGTCACCTTAGAGTTTGCTCAG AAGTGGATGCACCCCCGAGTGACACCTACTGATGACTCAAACCCCTGGTGGGCAGCTTTTAGCCGGGTCTGCAAGGACAT GAACCTCACTCTGGAGCCTGAGATCATGCCTGCTGCCACTGACAACCGCTATATCCGCGCG GTGGGGGTCCCAGCTCTAGGCTTCTCACCCATGAACCGCACACCTGTGCTGCTGCATGACCACGATGAACGGCTGCATGAGGCTGTGTTCCTCCGTGGGGTGGACATATATACACGCCTGCTGCCTGCCCTTGCCAGTGTGCCTGCCCTGCCCAGTGACAGCTGA